A region of the Desulfurellaceae bacterium genome:
CGCCTGCTCTTGCCGTTGCCGGCCCTGGCAAAGCCGGCCTCAAGCTGGGGCGTGTAGTAGTCGGCGCACCAGTCCGGGCTCATCCATACCGGCAGCAGGCCGTCGGCCAGTTCGGCCGCCAGGGCGATTCCCTTGGGGCCGATCGAGGCGGTGTAGATCTTCATGTCGGGCCGGCCGTGGAGGATGCTCTTGAGCGGCTTGCCCAGACCGCTGGCGTCCGGGCCGGCATACGGAATCTGGTATTCCTGGCCGTCGTAGCGCAGCTTTTGTTCGCGGACAAGAATCTGGCGGATGATGCCGATGTACTCACGGTAGCGTTGCAGTGGCTTGCCGTAGGCTACGCCGTGCCAGCCCTCGATGACCTGGGGGTTGGAGGGCCCCAGCCCGATCAGAAAGCGGCCGTTGGTCAGCCCGTCGAGCGTCATGGCGGTCATGGCGGTCATGGCCGGGGTGCGGGCCTGCATCTGAAAAATGCCCGCTCCGAGCTTGATGGTTGACGTGCGTGCTCCGACAAAGGCCAGAAACGAGACCACGTCTGAGCCCCACGCCTCGCCGGTCCAGACCGAGTCAAAACCCAGCCGTTCGGCTTCCAGAATCACCTCTATGGTTTCGTTCATCTTCGGGCCTGAGTAGCCGCTGACGAGTCCGAGTCGCATACTATTGCCTCCTGTGGGTGTGGGCGGTATGTCTGCACATGTAGACCACGCGGGCAGGGAACTCAAATCCGGGGGAGCA
Encoded here:
- a CDS encoding LLM class F420-dependent oxidoreductase, whose amino-acid sequence is MRLGLVSGYSGPKMNETIEVILEAERLGFDSVWTGEAWGSDVVSFLAFVGARTSTIKLGAGIFQMQARTPAMTAMTAMTLDGLTNGRFLIGLGPSNPQVIEGWHGVAYGKPLQRYREYIGIIRQILVREQKLRYDGQEYQIPYAGPDASGLGKPLKSILHGRPDMKIYTASIGPKGIALAAELADGLLPVWMSPDWCADYYTPQLEAGFARAGNGKSRRNFDLAPYVSCVLGDDLDACRAPVKASLALYIGGMGARSKNFYNSYVRNFGYEGLAGQLQDLYLSGRKAEAQAAVPDELVDAVALVGPKERIAEQLSRWKASPVTTMLIGTNQVEALRVLAELCL